The Latilactobacillus sakei subsp. sakei DSM 20017 = JCM 1157 genome includes a window with the following:
- the phoU gene encoding phosphate signaling complex protein PhoU, with amino-acid sequence MRRLFEDELNELHVRFSEMGMMVNEAIYKSVKAFINHDKQLAREVIADDHKINERETDLERKSFELIALQQPVSTDLRIIVTIMKASSDLERMGDHAVSIAKSTIRVKGNTRVPDIEKDIADMADKVKQMVEEVLDAYVKEDRRRAIAIAEEDTAINAYSENIYDDCVKEMQRDSETVVGSMDYMLVASYLERIGDYVTNICEWIVYLRTGKVVELNSNDKEDEF; translated from the coding sequence ATGCGTAGACTTTTTGAAGATGAATTGAATGAACTGCACGTTCGTTTTTCCGAAATGGGCATGATGGTCAATGAAGCCATCTATAAATCTGTTAAAGCCTTCATTAATCACGATAAGCAATTAGCAAGAGAAGTGATTGCCGATGATCATAAGATTAATGAACGGGAAACGGATTTGGAACGTAAGAGTTTCGAATTAATTGCACTTCAACAACCCGTGTCGACTGATTTACGAATTATCGTAACCATCATGAAGGCTAGTTCTGACTTGGAACGAATGGGCGATCACGCGGTCTCAATCGCTAAATCAACGATTCGTGTGAAGGGCAATACCCGTGTACCAGATATCGAAAAAGATATCGCGGATATGGCCGACAAAGTAAAACAAATGGTAGAAGAAGTCTTGGATGCCTACGTTAAAGAGGACCGGCGCCGAGCAATTGCCATTGCTGAAGAAGATACAGCAATTAACGCTTATTCGGAAAACATTTACGATGACTGTGTTAAAGAAATGCAACGTGATTCAGAAACAGTTGTTGGCAGCATGGATTACATGCTTGTTGCCAGTTACTTGGAACGAATTGGTGATTACGTTACAAACATCTGTGAATGGATTGTTTATTTAAGAACCGGTAAAGTCGTCGAATTAAATTCAAACGACAAAGAAGACGAATTTTAA
- the pstB gene encoding phosphate ABC transporter ATP-binding protein PstB — protein MANKIIESSDVHLFYGKNEALKGINMDFAENEITALIGPSGCGKSTYLRCLNRMNDLIDSATVTGKFLLNGQDIYAPEMDTVKLRKEVGMVFQQPNPFPFSIYDNVVYGLRLSGVKDHRVLDEAVETSLKQAAVWDDVKDKLHESALSLSGGQQQRVCIARVLAVKPKVILMDEPTSALDPISSTKIENMLLELRQQYTIIMVTHNMHQASRISDKTAFFLQGELIEYAPTKKIFLNPTEKETEDYISGRFG, from the coding sequence TTGGCGAATAAAATTATTGAATCCTCAGATGTTCATTTGTTCTATGGTAAAAATGAGGCCTTAAAAGGCATTAATATGGATTTTGCAGAAAATGAAATTACGGCGTTAATCGGGCCTTCTGGTTGTGGTAAGTCAACGTATCTGCGGTGTTTAAATCGGATGAACGATTTGATTGATTCCGCAACGGTGACGGGCAAGTTTTTGCTTAATGGTCAGGATATTTATGCCCCTGAGATGGATACCGTTAAATTACGGAAGGAAGTTGGGATGGTTTTCCAACAACCTAATCCATTCCCATTTTCAATTTACGATAATGTTGTCTATGGTTTACGTTTATCAGGCGTGAAGGATCACCGCGTTTTGGATGAAGCAGTTGAAACCAGTTTGAAACAAGCTGCCGTTTGGGATGACGTGAAAGATAAGCTCCACGAAAGTGCTTTGTCACTTTCAGGTGGGCAACAACAACGGGTCTGCATCGCCCGGGTACTTGCTGTTAAGCCTAAAGTCATCTTAATGGACGAACCAACATCCGCACTGGACCCAATTTCGAGTACAAAAATCGAAAATATGTTGCTAGAATTGCGCCAACAGTATACCATTATAATGGTGACGCATAATATGCATCAGGCTTCTCGTATTTCGGATAAGACAGCATTCTTTCTACAAGGTGAATTAATTGAATATGCACCAACGAAGAAAATCTTCTTAAACCCAACCGAAAAAGAAACGGAAGATTATATCAGTGGCCGTTTTGGCTAA
- the pstB gene encoding phosphate ABC transporter ATP-binding protein PstB, translating into MADYDLTKTHIKKLAEPKHEIALSTEDLNVYYGDKRAMHDASLQFERYRITALIGASGSGKSTYLRSLNRMNDNIANTRVTGKIMYRDVDINSDEVDVYKMREHIGMVFQRPNPFAKSIYDNITFALKQHGQKDKKYLDEIVETTLKQAALWDQVKDSLNKSALALSGGQQQRLCIARAIAMKPDILLMDEPASALDPISTNTVEETLIRLKEQYTIVIVTHNMQQAARISDYTAFFHSGHALEFDETRKMFTRPKIKAAEDYVSGHFG; encoded by the coding sequence ATGGCAGATTATGATTTAACAAAAACACATATCAAAAAATTAGCAGAACCTAAACATGAAATTGCGTTGTCAACTGAAGACTTAAACGTCTACTATGGTGACAAACGCGCGATGCACGATGCGTCATTACAATTTGAACGTTATCGGATTACGGCGTTAATTGGGGCTTCTGGCTCAGGTAAATCAACGTATCTCCGGAGTTTAAACCGGATGAACGATAATATCGCTAATACGCGTGTGACCGGGAAGATTATGTATCGGGATGTTGATATCAATAGTGATGAAGTTGACGTTTATAAGATGCGCGAACATATTGGGATGGTTTTCCAACGCCCTAATCCGTTTGCTAAATCTATTTACGACAACATTACATTTGCATTGAAACAACATGGTCAAAAGGATAAAAAGTACCTTGATGAAATCGTCGAAACAACGCTGAAACAAGCTGCACTTTGGGATCAAGTCAAAGATTCATTGAATAAGAGTGCTTTGGCCTTATCGGGCGGGCAACAACAACGGCTTTGTATCGCACGCGCAATCGCGATGAAACCTGATATTCTCTTGATGGATGAACCGGCTTCGGCTTTGGATCCCATCTCAACAAACACCGTTGAAGAAACATTAATTCGCTTGAAAGAACAATATACAATTGTCATTGTGACGCACAATATGCAACAAGCAGCGCGGATTAGTGATTACACAGCCTTTTTCCATTCAGGGCACGCGCTTGAATTTGATGAAACCCGGAAGATGTTTACCCGGCCTAAGATTAAAGCGGCAGAAGATTATGTGTCTGGTCATTTCGGCTAG